The Branchiostoma floridae strain S238N-H82 chromosome 3, Bfl_VNyyK, whole genome shotgun sequence genomic sequence CAGAATGGCCGAATGTAGTCAAATTGTCATTCGAGCCACGCAATGGTTATAAATGATAATGCTTATTTGAAATTAAGATTGACCTTGTATGTATTTTGCCAGGTATGCGGCGGTGTAGTAGACATGTGGGGGGCAATTACTACATACTCCGTAGCCCCTCTGCGATGAGATTCTCTGATAAGATTGACAGGCGGCCATCAAAATAAGGTCGCCGTTTCATCTGTCGCACATTCAACTTCGCTCTGTCTTAATAACGTTGTCGCTACTTCCGAAAGACCAGCGTTGAGTTCCTAATGGTTGCTATGAAACAAGGCTTCTCCGTAATTGATGAGCAGACGAATTCCTAGTCACCAACTAGGGTCCTGGCCACCCCGGTGCCATATTCCTGTATTTGGCGATTTAGACGGATTTCGGTTCCCTGCGGTCGTTGTTATCAACCGTTGATTGATGCCAGTCAGAGCTTGTGGAGGCTAATGATAGTGTGACCGGAGTGAGTTCTGAATTagtcatgttgtttttgtatggCGATAATGTCGCTGCTTGTTCTAGATACATATGTTCAGTTGTGGAACTTTATCGTGAGTAAACGTAGCAGGTTCTTCACTGTCCACGATACTTTTGCACTGAGGTAACCTTACATGCCGTCCGCTTGACTTGTTTGGAAGGTTATCAAACAGTTTGCAAGTGTTAACTGGTTGACACTTTTACGTATGCGCGGACcccagtttctcccagatcactttagtgtcattgacgaaagatggtggatgccatctgaaacatctgaccgttcccaaaatagtatccagttgcttgagttattgctttttggcttatcttattactTTTGTCTAATATTCTAGATACTTTCACCTTTCATCATCTAATTTGAAttgtttgtgtttcttgttgccATGTTCTCTCTCGCAGTAGCCTTAAGAACGTTGCGGCATATCACAGGGATGATTTAGCACCAGTATCAATCGCATTAGACTAAAATCACCCAAAGGACCAAAGTGATCCCGTGTGTACAACTTACCAAATTGGCTATGTTGCAGCGAGATCGTTATACTGACCAACCTTTTGAATGACTTTAAGCCGTTAAGCATTGAACACTCCTACTAGACTTCgtttgaacaaaaacaaaatcaggAAAGACTTTCACGTGTTTTAAAGGTTTCGAGACCCCGTTATGCGGAACAGTAACTGGCGTGATATCGAGATCGTTATTGACCAATCTTTTGGTTGAAAAGTGTGTACGTAATGTAGAGAACACCACGTCTTTCTGTGTTCTTTACTGTGAGAATCCTGGCTACATGTGTTTTAAATTAAAGAGTCTATGCTGTCACGAAAGATTCTATCAGCCGTTTATAGAAAGTGTATTTAATTTTGCAAGCTCATTCCCGGAGgctaaatatagaatacaacacggtgtattccgtatcgcccaaggtatcagcccgaccgcgggtcggatcgcccgacggctgacctgattttatttatgttatacccacctgagaaaacccatgttttgatgcgaaatgcgccagaagttgaacaaatttggtgccctcgaaaaaaaaagcgttgcaacagtaatgttcctaCGTCCGAATCAGGCtatattcgaactttcgatggcgccgtactcggcccactcgaaacagttcgatttattcgaatggagcccgtgtgataagcccgggccgtacggaaagttatcagccggtccggaacacccgtaccgaacgttttcgcgtcacaggtatgacataattgcaagtacatgatgGAAACATAGGAGACACAAATGTGACAACGAAGAATAAttgtattattgttgttgtaaaaaaaagagcCTACTCGAATCCTAGTGCtgactttttttaaacaggctgggtttgacgtctttttttttagaagcagaggaagacgaaaagccTAATTTATAAAGTATGGCGGCGACGTGGAAATCTTAACGCTCACGTTGTATTGCACGATGACCTGGACACGCTTTTCTCATGCCGGGCCACACGTAGCCCTTTTCAGGCTGCAACAATTAAGACAAGCCAGGTGGCGTCCGACCTTAAATTGGACGTAATTGGCAAATCGCTTCTCATTCACTTACTCTCAACAGTTGTGGTCCACTCATTTTGCAGCATGTAGCCCATTGTACGCTCGAAACCATCGCGTTCTAAATATCCCAAAGGGTccaatttatttcttctttttcatatAAGAAATGGAACGCTATTCTCTCTGCAGGTTGTTGCAGCGGAAGTGAAGACCTACCCGTGATCTTTTCCATAGATGCCCATTTGTACGCCATTTCTCGTTACGACAGTATTGAACAACTTTGATGTGACGACAAACCTCCGGATTATATGACTAGTCATGTGACTAGAACTGTGTCATCACCGACGTAACAACTGCCCACtcttctctctgtctttctttaTTGTGACATCCCACGCAGTTCCGAGCTGTTCGGCACACATAGGAGAGTGGTTCACCCTTTATAAGGAGACGACACAGCATTGGCCCATTTAGTAACGAGGAGAAACTACGCCGAGAAGTACCGTTCTTCGTCCGACGTGTTGAGCTCCGAAGTGCGCCGTGACAGCTACGGAAAACAGGTAAGGAGTCGACGATTTGTAAAGTACATGTGCATCATACTGCACACatgattgtttttttctatgttaTGGTCACCAAATCTCATCTTTAGTAGGAGGCCTTAAGGACGCTGTTGTATGTCATTGGATTGGTTGTTGATACGACTATCAACTTATGTCTGTCTCTGGGAATCGTCATTCGCTGGGCAATGGGTTCCATAGTTTTGCTGTGGCCGGGAGGACGGTGCAATGACGGGATGTTGTCGACCATTTCACAGGTTTCAGAGCGATACAGGCGGCTTTCATGTCCATGTGAAAAGGGTTTAGGGAGTTTGGGGGTTTCATTTTAAGTCGGAAAAGTATGCTATGCTTGTATGCTGCCGCttatttgtgtttgtaaaaaaacaaccgAATTCTTTCTTGGATTTTGAACCCGTGCGTCGACACAATGAACGCTTGATACGTCGacgaagattagacatccagagAATCGAATAACGTTTACTCAACGAGCTGGATAGTTTAGTAGTGGATGTcacctgaaacgtctggccgttaaaaaaatctattcaTTGGCTTCAGTAATTCTTGGTTTATGACCGAGTGCAATAGCCGAGTGGATAGAAAAGTGTGGTATGtttgggtagagtgttcaccttgcattcggtaggccGTGAGGTCGACCTCCGGTCGAGTCATGCCAAAGATGATACatgcatgctgctttctctgcttagcactcagcactaatgaagAAGAGTACcttgctgtagtggcttgctcaaatgtgtggcccaaaggctacagaaatggaCATTGGCGCCACCCCTAAGATTCTGTTACAGATGCACGGGCAACCGTTTTACAACATTTATCTCACGCATAGACGATGGGACATTCTTCTCTTTTATGCGAGAAGTGAACGGGATGGATCCTTTATACAGTACACATATGGTCTACTTAGACTACTCTGAAGACATAAGTGTCGAATGGTAAAGGCGCTCCCCAGGACGCCGCGACATCCAAGGCGGTGCTTCTGGCATTTTGATTAAGCAAATGTAGGTTTTTCGACCAAGTTTAACGTGATAAGCCAAATGTTGGTGCTATTCCAGCAGTTTCAGATATTGGCTGCGGCTGAAATTGAGTGTTTGCAAATCATCTAGATAGTCCAATACGTCAGACGCGACAAGCCATGCAGGGTTCTTGTCATTCTGAGATTGcttggcgtaatcggcagcgctttTGGCTTAGGCCCATGGCCAAGAGGTAccgagttcgaaacctgccatgtcactgatcttgtgttcttgactttcctcacttcactcaggtgaaaaatgagtacctagcttcggctagggtcgtcccttggataggacgttaaatggaagtcccgtgtCCGGGGAGAGCCATACTTCGAGCGTGTAacttaagaacccaccacacttatggaaaagagtaggggtccttccctttgtgagtggatcaaatttTGTAATCCGGTCTCCGAGTTGACATCTTCCAACGGTGATAGTCAcatgttatgtcaatccttcccaAAATGTGGTTAAACTGGATAAAAATTCTACCGCCCAAGGACGACTGACCCACACCACTTGAGCAGTCTCTTCACAGACCACCTACTTGTATTTCAATATCAACTGAAACAGAAGGGTTTTTTTGTTTAACCTTGAGTTGGCCACTTCCTACATTTTATGCACTTTGAAATGTTGCCACACGTACAGTCATATAAATCTTTACTTGTTCCAGCGTGGTTAAGCGAGGAACGGTCGCTGATAAGATGTCGATCTTTCAAATCTCAACATTACTTAAGCTGCCAGATTCATAcatatgggttcatcaggtgtTAAATCTCTGCATGTTAAAGACCCCAGCAGACTTGTGGATAAAATCCAAGGCTAGGGTTATCGGTCCGTAGTCTTGTGTTTGGTCATAGTTTCTATCCGAGCGGGAGCCGCATTCCCGGCATTGCTCTGTTAGTCATCGAGAAGAATAATGAGGTAAGGCGCCGACTCGATGACCGATAGTGCAATGCGCGCTGAGTTAATGCATCTTTGTCCTTCCGCAAGACTAAACTCCCATTCCTAACGGTCTCTTATCTCGATCAGAATTTGGACCGTGGTAGTCTACAGGGCCACATTGCTGTAATCTCTTCAGATGGCTGCGATCTTAGCTCCTCGTTATAACATTATCTTCACCTCGGAGATCCACTGGCTTTGCAGCAATGATTAAGCCTCATACGAAATGAGCATAGGAGGCGTACGATCGTCGTGAAATGGACAGATCCCCAAaacccgccccctgttcgatcatggttctatttcgaaaaCCTGCGTCAAAATTACTACGTCAAATGAGCGCTAGTAGCTAtaggacagaactggccgccgccgctatttTAGCTGATAATACATGTGCCAACtaacttcggtttagcttttttgGCCATCCTTTCGTGTTTAGACTTACGTGCCATGTTGGTCGTGCAATTGTAAACTGTGGTCACTGTTGGGATAGTTGTGCATGTGTACTGGCGTACAAAATTTAGCTGTATTGTTACGAAGAAGTCTGTGTTAGGTTTATGAAGGTAAgccatccaggtaaacaatattcaaatacaattagaATGAACTGTACTTGAATCggattgttctgccagttcattctaatgacgctgaagaagagtgatggatgtcactcgagaCGTCTGGacgtaaatctctgttttttatccaggtgtagggattgaattgtatttgaatatctttttagatagagattgaattgtgtttTAAGGCTCAGCTCAGACCCTTGTCGGTGGTTGAATCTGTCCcaacctgcttgaaaattatcATGACATGAACACCGTACAACGGCCTACAACGAATGCGACCGCGCTGTAACTTACTGTTTTCCAAagatagcctgagtaccatcctctgtgcTGACTACAAGCGAAAGGAtcgagccagcggtcactacggaagATGGTGCTCCGGCAATATTTGTGATGGTTCCCGTTTTGTAGTAGTAATGCACGCGCCTCAGTGGTACTAGATCTTATAGAACACATTGGCAAATCCCAAGACCAATATgttaaaagtaaaacaacacCAACGTCAAAACAACCTCTGTATAGAGTCTTCTATGAGCACaacttgatgataatgatgtccAATATGTTATTGTCAAGCTATACATAACCATAAAGTCCCTTGTGAGTGACGTTAATAAATTGAAAGTTCAGTTTTCTAATATTTTCAAAAGTGCAGCTCCATGATATATGTTAGTGTCATGTACTACATTTACCTTTACTTTtccctagtcccatcctcacgTACTACATACATATGATGtttgacaaaaacaaattaaaatcgtAGTTTTCTATATACGCTGTTTCCAATTTAAGGTGCATCGCCACATTGAAGAGATGACAATGATTCATAACGACTCGAACATTTCCTAGGTTTTACGTCTATACTTGACTAACTACGTACCATGTTCCGGGGGAGTTATTGGGTTCATTGACCAGGTAGGGGAATGTTAACCTTCACACTTAACCTTCTCCTGGTCACAATGATTATTCCGCCTTTTCTGCCTAAGCAGGTATAAAAATGTAGTTAAAGGTATTCCCGTTGCCTTTTTCAAAGGCCATAGGGACAGTGAGTTGTCACCCACTGTGTCTTGAGTACGGatggtggagcccatccctctccttacccccaaacgaagtcaggtacccattatTACACCTAGTGgttagagtgaggaaagtcatgtgatGTGCCTTTCTCAAGGTCAAAACATCGATAACACGACTGGATTCGAATCCAGGACATCTGGGTACAGGTagtgtgcgtagtccagtggttagcggtcctgcctctggaactagacgCCGTGAGTTCTATTCCGGCTGTGTCCCTCAACtaacatgcacgctactggaaagggttgcagtccttaaaACGGGACGTTAATCcttggtccactgttcattgtacttgtcgaaaagagctagggaaatttccccggtacaattaacctgtaaatactgcacATAGCTTCTGttttctctgtcatgaccattGGAAGActatagctcttcagtgagctacaACTGGATCCAGatcactttcttcttcttttttgtaataaaatatggtCTTCTTTTATTTCAGATCAACGACAGGAATGACTGGCCCACTGGCGTTCTCCCTCCTGGTGGCTCTGTCCTGTTCGGTACTGGTCAACTCGGCAACGCTGCCCGCCTACCGCCCCGACCTCTACCACACAGCAGCAGGAGACCCCGCCGTGGACTGGAGACAACTGTGGCGGGAGCTCCTGCAGTCCGGTATCGTGCCCGACAGGACGGCGTCGACCCGGCACTACGACAGGCGGGCGCCCCTGGGTCTCCCCGGGAAGAGAGCCGAGCCGACGATGCGACCGTATGAGGGTGACGACGACGACCTGGCGATGATGGAGAGGTCCAACAGAAGAAGAGTTCCGCTGTTCGGCTTCCCCGGGAAGAGGATGTCTTCTTGGAACGTCCTGGAAAAGAAGGCACCGTTCGCTCTTCCGGGAAAGAGGGGTGGGGAGGAGACGCAGAACGTCGACCTTGTTCCAGAGGCGTGGGTTTTCCCGGACAAGCCCACCCTATCCAGAAGAGCCCCTTCTCTGGCACTACCTGGCAAACGGTAGATGTACTGTCCGCTATGGGACgtcatatataacgttatatatcgtCCTTGGTCTGCAGAAGCTCAAGCAGAAATCGCGAAATGTACAGTATGACGAAGTCACTGAAgcgaaattaaaaaaaaaagaaaatcagaaatgtattttcttttcttcatatgGCTTTTTTTTGTCGATTCGTGGTTAGACAACAATTGTATGATGATGACGTCCTGAACAACGGCATAGGATAAAAAGTAGGGACTGAATTTAGGAGTGACGTTGAACTTGAAAGGGAATGTAAGCAGAACTGCAAAGTTTCAGGTAGAGCTACACAACATGGCTCAGGtagaaaaaaaagtcatctGATGAAAATACAGAAAGCTAAAGAAACTAATGTGTTTAAATACAACATTCAGCAATTTAATAAATGATGTGACAGAATATTGCACTGATTTCGTTTTTTGTATCGTTTCTTCCATTGATGTTAACTGTCCACAGCGATCCATTAATACATTAACTCATTTACGTTAGTTCTTTGGTGAAGGGAGTAGAAGGGAGTCCTATTTGATAAGATCAACACTCAACCCTCTTATGTTGTGGATACACGGAAACAGTATTTCAAATCCACCGAAACGACGCATTAACGGATTTGTACTTCTGAGATGCGACTGTCCCTCTTGATGTTCACTCAGTAACGTTAGCCGTTTGAAGTCTGTTTCTGATCACAAAAGCATATAAACTGTCCAAAGAAAAATTGCAGTTCACAAGACTTGGACCAGATGAAAGCTGTGGAAGTCCATTTGTCGCGTGACACGGGGCCATAGTTACTGAGACGACGCCGCTAAGGCCATAAGGTGGTAGCCTCCATTGCAGGCTTCGAACGGGACTGGTTTTCATCTTGGGttgttggttcgcgattttcaactcGGTTCTCTTGTGCTTTCTCTCCAGGAAAAGGAATTTGCCGAGGAatggagtttgctgtggaagggagttttccGTGAAAGCCAGACGGGACGAAACTCACTTCCTCAGCAAATTCCTCGTttaaaaatcgcgaaccaagcccccctcccccctccacaAAAATAAGAACCAGcaccgttcgaagactgcaaagGAGGCtgataaggtggtatctcactgcacttggggcaccagtgcgacactgcggggttcgttcattgcggctctgttgtgttatttttgccttttttttataatttagatattgcttaaTAAGTAAAAGTAGAActtagaagaccacaaaatacgcaaaacgtaagaaaattggttctttatctctaaaattcgtttgagtaatctttcgatcCCCGCAGTGACCCAATTGCACTGAGATACCACCCATACTGATTGACTACATGGATGACACTGCAATGAGcatccaaaattgatgcgagcgtgcgagaAAAGATACGCAAAAGTTGCCTTCGTTACCAAAtcttaagtggtcaggaaggttgaacaaatgactgaacaaaGAAAccatggtataccaaacaatgaatacttcatttttgttctttcacatcttcttctttcactTTGGAGGAATTCGCTCATTAGTGTccgttttcttttctttcttttttttttttgcaattcacggcatatatttgctcatttcgCAGCttctttgcacaatttacattATGGTGGTAAAGTACTTTtcgttttgaaaaataaactacGTTTTGAAAATtaatgtcatccatgtaatcaagaTAGTGTGGCACTTTCTTCAATAAAAATCCACTAAACCATTAGAGCCAACGATGGGGGAATTCTTTAAAGGCCACGTAACGAATAAATTCGCATTGTATGTATAGGGAATTTCACGGAGACTTAATGATCGTTTCAAAGCGTATCTTCATCAAAGACCAGATAAATCGTCAAAGCTAAAGAAAAGCCATTTGATATCAAATGCAGCATGTTTCTTTTCCCCGTGTAATTGTAAAAGTAAAGGCGTCCTGTTACGTGGagtaaaattttgtttttactcCACCACATTTTTTGCTACGTGGGGTagtttagcctccatagcaggctttctgagCCTTTTTTTtggttattgttgtttttcgggctcataatacacttttgctaaacattttgttttgtattgggTCGTTTGTAGTACCGGTCAGTAGcaaacgacccagtacaaaaagaaatggtcagcatgcaacaaaaataatccccagagagcctgctatggaggctagtgcGCAAGCGTAGATTTGaggctagggttagggtcagggttaggggtagagttagggttaaggttagggtttgggttggggttggggtagGGGTAGGGTCAAATCTACACTTCTTTGGCCGCACCTGGCGAAATTACTGCCGTATTGAGGTCAATAGAGTTAGTGcagaatggcagctcgctccagacccttgcgatttagccccacctattgtaagctcattgcaattcagcccctggctgcgaagagagagtagtcccCCCGCCCCCACCCAAACAATAactgatcatctggacctgaattttccgtaccggtatccacccctatTTTCTACTCTAAGTCTTTTTAATTACTCCTTAATTAAACTGCCAAACCTGGaaatatccggcacacatatgaCTGCAAATGCAATTAGCCGTCGGGCATTTTGCAAATATAACAATTACATACATGCCCTCACTATAGAGGTAAGCAGGACCCCTCTAATTGTCCCATACCCTTATTGCAAACCTGGGAAAATCATTATTTTCTCCCCACACCTGACAATAATGACATTATCAGCTGTGTGCAGGGATGTAATGAGCGTGGAAACTTCACCGTTTCCTGTCCGCAGCTGATGATAGGAACTCAAATAAAAcggcccaagaaaatattttcgGTTGAGCTCACTGGTCATCCACTTACTTTTGAAATGAACTTTGTTCCGAATAGAACACATTTCATACAAATACAGGTCAAAGGTCTCCTATGACACTATCAACATGGTGCTATCAATTTGCACGAAAACCCAGAGGCAAAGGTAGCTGTCTTCCTCTAcgagaaaatctttttttttttcagtgattagggcggtgcccatcccTAAAGGCCTTTGGCCAAACAGTTGTTTTCTTCACATATAAATCCGAACCATCAAATATTACGGAAACGTTTATACTAGTAGTCGTATCTACCTTGTGCACCTGGAAAGCACAAGGCCTTCACAAAGCTATTCATGTGAAAAGTAACGTGTGTATACCTAAACGTATACGTATAATGGCTATTTGGTGCCGCTCTTGGATATCTAATGTTGAATCGAATTGTCAACATCACACTGATGCAGTTCGTTTCTAATCCGCTTGATGACGCCCTTGACACACAGCgtttaaagtttatttgcaagttcatgcacgaagactaattgcaagtacatggtagataGAAGCAAAGGGAACATGCATatgacaatggatagtgagaaatattattgtaaaaagagactactaggatgctagtgttggctatttccaAACAAgttggtttgacttcttttttagAAGCTGAGGAAGACGAAAAGTCCCACTTTTTCCACAATTTTGGGATTCTGTGATTCTAAGAGGAAATAGGCCTTCTGTTCGAACGGGAATGTTGGGAAGTTGGGTATGTCATTGTGACTTCTATAAACAAACTGAAATAGACAGAATCAACTTTTTCAGTGTTCACAAGCtttctagcctgtgtttacacaatctctcgctgactggggttaatgaccccctcccctaggtagtggcaactgtagggccggccgctaggagcgcgatttaaGTCAGGCCAACAAGATGTCCAAACTCAGTGACTTCACTTGACAAGGCTGGGTGCAAGAACTACCAAGAATTCAGCACGTAATTAGAAATAAATCACTGGTAATTTTCCTTCGTTGCCCCTGTTCTCTCCTTAAATCTGACAGATAGTACACACAAAGCCAAACTACTTTACACTTTCCGAAAATGTTCATATTTCATTACTACTTTATGGAAGTCCATCTTTTTCACATTCCTTAAATTCTGAAATTCTTACTTTGACCCAAAATTTTATTACAACATCTAAACGTTTTGTATCCTGATTTACACTTTTAGTTCTCTGTGAACTTGATCCTTTGTTACTGGTAGGGGATCCGGCATGCGCACATACCAACACATCATTTAATTTTTACTTGTTGTCAGTATTATTTATATCTTCCTTAAGTTTGTATTTCGCTTAGTTCAATTATGTCTatgtctttgtatatatgtatagtggtggcgtgaaTATAAGTTGCCAACTTGAGTGCGCCACCTCTATGTCTGTCTTTCATACCAAAGGgaataaaaaatataaaaaaaactgtagggCCTTGAGGTTGATTACGAACCTGGAGGTACTAAGTTAAAATCCCTATTAAACAAGTCTCGGTATAATTTGCCATTGGAAAAAAACACTATACAACAATTGAGTACCTAACTTCGGCTAAGGACGACTCTCGGACAGAACGCTAAATGGAAGtcttgtgtttgaggagagcgcTTTAAAGAGTAgactccatagcaggctctctgggacCTTGTTcgtcttttttggctcataataaacttttgctggccatttctttttgtactgggtcacgGGGTCCAGAAAgcttgctatggaggctaattaAAGAACACAGTTATTGCTAAAAGTAATACAGCGAGTCCATACAGGTGTAAGCGAATAAAATAAATTCGTCTGGATAAGAAGGCTGTGCTGTTCCGTACAGACCTAGCATATTTACACTGAGAGGTGTTAAAACGGGAATACAATAAAGACAAACATTGGCTGGGACGTGACAGTTCCTTTCCGCAGACGTGCGATCATTCGTAGGACCGCTAGGAGCGCTATTTTATCAagcaagtacattgtacctttatTCATACAATATACCGCTTTGAAATGTGATCACAAATGGCCGCCAGTCGGCATTCTTTCTTCCGTACGTCGTGCACGTGAGTGAATGGGTTCTAGTTTTCAGGGTCATTGCAAAGGTCAGGCGCAAACACCGCACATTGACAATAAGAGGTAAACATGTCTTTGAGTCCTATGTTTGGCAGGGATGATGCGATCTCTCAACTCTGACAGGTCGTCGCGGTCAAtgactagaaaaaaaaacacaaagtaaaCGATGATCTCATACTCACAAACGTTTGAAGCAAGCTATAGTGCCTTGAGCCCGGGAGCAAAGAAGTATGCTTCCGGAATAAACAAAGAGAAAAAAGACATGAAGTAAACACCGCGCATTGACCATAAGAGGTTAACACATATTTGCCGAGTCCTATGTTTGGCAGGGATGATGCGATCTCTCAACTCTTACAGGTTGTTGCGGTCAATAAGTAGAAAGAACACAAAGCAAACAAACGATGATCTCATAGTCATAAAAGTTTGAAGCAAGCTATAGTGTCTTGAGCCCGGGAGCAAAGAAGTATACTTCCGGAATTTAGCAAAGAGAAAAAAGACACGAAGTTAAACACCGCACATTGACCATAAAGGTAAACGCGTCTTTTCAATGATGCGATCTCTCAACTCTTACAGGTCGTCGCCGTCAACgactagaaaaaaacacaaagtaaaCGATGATCTCATAGTCACAAAAGTTTGAAGCGAGCTCTCTCGACCAATGGCGTCTTAAGCGCTGGAGCAAACAGGTATGCTTCCGGAGTTATACAAAGAGAAAAAGACATCAAGTAAACAAGGAAAAAAGTTTGTAAGGTACGGCAGTTGAAGCGAGTCTGGTGGGCCATGGAAGATTCTTGAAATAGCGACTATGTTACATCATGATCACTGCGAGGGTTCTTTCGGATAGAATTCGCTGAACGATTGTCAAACAGTAGTTCAAACTTCACGCATACTCCGAAAACTGAGCCTTTTTATCAAAAAGCTCTTAAAAGATGATTGCGTTGTAGGATTGTTACATACAGAAATTGCGACGGTAGATGTACGGCTGAGCAAAATTTCTTTCCAGAAAATAACAATCAACGTTAGTAGTTATGTAGTTCTATTTTCATAAATCTAACTTACTTTGCCATCCAAAGTTGCTATTTGTTGGCCAAATTTCATGGTCAAAGCAAGGAgctttaaaagctccttggtcaaagTAGATGTctcaaattgcaaaaaaaattcaaactctTCAAACTTCATTGTATAGGTCtaagtgaaaaaaatgtttttttttatttctaaaaaaatcggACATACTATTTTATTGACTCCCGCCGTTTCTTTCCAATTCTTGCAGATACACCATTCGATCTATTGT encodes the following:
- the LOC118412148 gene encoding uncharacterized protein LOC118412148; translation: MTGPLAFSLLVALSCSVLVNSATLPAYRPDLYHTAAGDPAVDWRQLWRELLQSGIVPDRTASTRHYDRRAPLGLPGKRAEPTMRPYEGDDDDLAMMERSNRRRVPLFGFPGKRMSSWNVLEKKAPFALPGKRGGEETQNVDLVPEAWVFPDKPTLSRRAPSLALPGKR